The sequence AACGCGGCTGCCAATCGATGGTATTGGCAGTGGCGAAAGTCCGGCGTATTTCCTCGCCGGAAGCGGTCAAAAAGAAACGGCCACACATCGATGTAACAAGACCTGATGAAAGCGTTGATCGTTGCACCTGACGACACCGCCCTGCAATGGCAGCGGGCGCCCTTGGCCGCGGCTGATTACCAGCGGCTGCTCACCGCCGTGCGCCGACTGGAAAGCCCGGGGTTGGCGGCACGCCTGTCCAATTATATCGGCATGCCCGTGGAAAAGGCGCTGGCGAGCCTGCCCGAAACCTGGGTCAAGCCGGTCACGCGCCTGACCCAGGAGGCCCTGGGAAAAGCCCTGGATGCCGCCCTGTTGACCCTGCCCGCAGGGGCGGTGCCGCGGCCGGCTCCCAAACTGAGCCACAGGTTACTGGCCGGTCTCAGCGGCGCGGTGGGTGGCAGCTTCGGTATCGCCAGCCTGGCCGTGGAGTTGCCGGTATCGGCCACGCTGATGCTTCGTGCCATCGCCGCGACTGCCCACGAGCATGGGGAAGACCTGGACGATCCCCGGGTCCGCCTGGCCTGCCTCGAAGTGTTCGCCCTGGGCGGAAGCAGCCGCAGCGACGACAATGCCGAAATCGGGTATTACGCAGTCCGGGCCTTCCTCTCCAAAACCCTGGAGGAATCGGCCAAACATATCGTCAAGAAAGGTCTGGCCAAAGAGGGGGCGCCGGCGTTGGTAAAGTTCATGAGCGCGGTCGCCCAGCGTTTCAGCGTTCAGGTTTCACAGAAACTGGCGGTACAGTCCCTGCCGTTGCTGGGAGCGGCGAGCGGTGCGACGGTCAACGTCATCTTCATGGAGCACTTCCAGAAAACCGCCCAGGCCCACTTTACTCTCCGTCGTCTGGAGCGTATCTACGGACGGGAACGGATTCAAGTGGCATACCGGCAGGTAGCGTCCACCATTCAGTGAAGCCGTTTCGTTACCATTCGTTGCACCAGGCCAAGTCTGGCCACCGGCTGG comes from Methylomarinovum tepidoasis and encodes:
- a CDS encoding EcsC family protein translates to MKALIVAPDDTALQWQRAPLAAADYQRLLTAVRRLESPGLAARLSNYIGMPVEKALASLPETWVKPVTRLTQEALGKALDAALLTLPAGAVPRPAPKLSHRLLAGLSGAVGGSFGIASLAVELPVSATLMLRAIAATAHEHGEDLDDPRVRLACLEVFALGGSSRSDDNAEIGYYAVRAFLSKTLEESAKHIVKKGLAKEGAPALVKFMSAVAQRFSVQVSQKLAVQSLPLLGAASGATVNVIFMEHFQKTAQAHFTLRRLERIYGRERIQVAYRQVASTIQ